In one window of Macrobrachium nipponense isolate FS-2020 chromosome 2, ASM1510439v2, whole genome shotgun sequence DNA:
- the LOC135220520 gene encoding techylectin-5A-like has product MRPLHLVLVLTFASVMCSANAVQKQPLHEVQASNTEVLRMAQTNLLEEIKQLKKENRDLVADNSALKSYQKEQTAAVERSVRRMNLSDARPADCADLLMLGVRQSGEYNVYPFSCGCEPPIKVFCDMVTDGGGWTVIMTRRKQKTQLDFNRTWDEYKFGFGGVSEQWLGLENMHKLTYSRTYSLRMDIDTVDGDSKFLVYQTFQVENEENRYRLNLDVRSQDSTNEFDCLYHNRKRDFTTYDKDFDSNKSVNCATVGGGGGFWYYDCRTSFPPTGVYTDRMKLSCYSDKPYEVVRLQMKIRPSVCHATSKKINIFNTACTTCDTIIAV; this is encoded by the exons ATGAGGCCGTTACATCTTGTGCTGGTACTGACATTTGCGTCGGTGATGTGTTCTGCAAATGCTGTGCAGAAGCAACCACTCCACGAA GTTCAAGCCAGCAATACCGAAGTCCTTCGCATGGCCCAGACAAACCTCCTAGAGGAGATCAAACAGCTGAAGAAAGAAAACAGGGATCTCGTAGCAGACAACTCGGCTCTGAAGTCGTATCAGAAAGaaca GACAGCTGCCGTCGAGAGATCAGTCAGACGGATGAATTTGAGCGACGCCAG GCCAGCTGACTGCGCCGATTTACTGATGCTAGGAGTGAGGCAGAGCGGCGAATACAACGTCTACCCATTTTC CTGCGGGTGCGAGCCTCCCATCAAAGTGTTCTGCGACATGGTGACCGACGGCGGGGGATGGACGGTGATCATGACCAGAAGGAAACAGAAGACCCAACTCGACTTCAACCGGACCTGGGACGAATACAAGTTTGGCTTTGGAGGAGTTTCAGAACAATGGCTTG GTCTCGAAAACATGCACAAGTTGACATATAGTCGAACCTATTCCCTCCGCATGGACATTGACACAGTGGACGGAGACTCTAAGTTCCTTGTTTACCAAACTTTTCAAgtggaaaatgaagaaaacag GTACAGGCTCAACCTCGATGTCAGGTCACAAGATAGTACAAATGAGTTTGACTGCTTGTATCATAACAGAAAGCGTGACTTCACCACTTACGACAAGGATTTTGACAGCAACAAGA GTGTCAACTGTGCCACTGTGGGTGGCGGTGGTGGTTTCTGGTACTATGACTGCAGAACAAGTTTCCCTCCAACAGGTGTCTACACTGACCGCATGAAGCTGAGTTGCTATTCTGATAAACCCTACGAAGTGGTTCGTTTACAAATGAAGATTCGTCCAAGTGTATGCCATGCTACCTCCAAGAAGATCAACATTTTTAATACTGCTTGTACCACCTGCGATACTATAATAGCAGTCTGA